The Ketobacter alkanivorans genome includes the window AATGGTCAGCCTGATACGAAATCTTTAACTGAGGTCAGTGGTAACGAATGAATACCGCTTCGAAGAAACCATCCCCTTCGGCACGTCGCAAGGCGCGCCGATTCACAGTGCAGGCTCTGTATCAGTGGCAAATGACCGGCACCAATCTCGGGGAAATCGAAACGCAGTTTCGTGTTGATAATGATCTGCGTAAAACCGACGTAGAATACTTTCACGAGTTGTTGCACGGGATACCCAAGTGCATCAACGAGCTGGATGGATATTACGTACCGTTTCTGGATCGCGAGCTGAAAGATCTGGATAAGGTAGAACTGGCCATATTGCGTATTGGTGTGTATGAGCTGAGCAAACGCGTTGATGTGCCATACAAAGTAGCCATTAACGAAGGCATTGAATTGGCCAAGTATTTTGGGGCCACCGAAAGCCATAAATACATCAACGGCATTCTGGATAAGGTGGCGCAAAAGCTGCGTGTGCTGGAAATGAAAGCCAACGACAAACCCGCCGAGTGAACCTCAAGGCTCCCTGTGAACGAATTCGCGCTCATAGATGCCTACTTCAAACGCCTCAGTGATAACACTGGGGCGTTGCCTCATTCAGAAAATGTATTTCGCCCTCAGGCAGATCTGGGCATTGGTGATGATTGTGCGCTGGTGTCTGTGCCTGCGGGCATGCAGTTGGCGGTGTCGGCGGATACATTGGTGTGCGGTGTACATTTTCCCGAAAGCACCAGCCCGTTTGATATTGGCTACAAGGCACTGGCAGTGAACTTGAGCGATCTGGCTGCGATGGGCGCCACGCCTGCCTGGTTTACCCTTTGCGTTACACTACAGGATCAATCCGAGCAATGGGTTGAGGCATTCTGCGATGGTATGGCCAGTTTAACTCGCATTCACCCGATTTTATTGATTGGTGGCGACACCACTCGAGGCCCTTTGAGTGTTAGTGTGCAGGTCATGGGGTTGATACCTGTTGGCGAGGCGCTGACCCGTGCCGGTGCTCAGGATGGAGATGATATTTATGTCTCCGGCTGCATAGGGGAGGCTGCCCTCGGTTTGGCTCGGGTGCTGAAGGCTTCTGAGAACCAGTCGAGCAGCCAGTATGACCCAATGTTGGATCGATTGAATCGGCCGACACCCAGAGTAGCGTTGGGGCTCGCGCTGCGCTCCGTTGCCCATGCCTGCATTGATGTGTCGGATGGACTGCTGGCAGATCTGAATCATATTTTGCACAGTAGCGGCGCCGGTGCCCGCCTGGATCTTGATGCCATTCCTGTTGCAGATGGGGCATCAACTATGCAATCGATTACCGCTGGCGATGATTATGAGCTGTGTTTTGCAGCCCCAGCACACAGGCGAGACACCGTTAACGAGTTGGCGAGGGCATTATCATTGCCAATTACCCGCATTGGGGTGATTACCGCCCAGCCTGGTATGGTGGATCAGAATAATCACCCGCTGACCCCCACCGGATACACTCATTTCTGAATTAATGGAACCTCATACATGAACACCGTACCGTCCAGTGCGTTCAAACATCCCATTCATTTTCTGGCCATTGGTTTAGGCAGCGGCGCTGCACCTAAGGCACCCGGCACCTTTGGTACGGTGGCGGCGGTGTTGTTGTACATTCCTTTATCACAGCTGGGCACGTGGTGGTATTTGGCGGTGCTGGTGGTGGCTGCTCTGGTGGG containing:
- the nusB gene encoding transcription antitermination factor NusB, whose amino-acid sequence is MNTASKKPSPSARRKARRFTVQALYQWQMTGTNLGEIETQFRVDNDLRKTDVEYFHELLHGIPKCINELDGYYVPFLDRELKDLDKVELAILRIGVYELSKRVDVPYKVAINEGIELAKYFGATESHKYINGILDKVAQKLRVLEMKANDKPAE
- the thiL gene encoding thiamine-phosphate kinase, with protein sequence MNEFALIDAYFKRLSDNTGALPHSENVFRPQADLGIGDDCALVSVPAGMQLAVSADTLVCGVHFPESTSPFDIGYKALAVNLSDLAAMGATPAWFTLCVTLQDQSEQWVEAFCDGMASLTRIHPILLIGGDTTRGPLSVSVQVMGLIPVGEALTRAGAQDGDDIYVSGCIGEAALGLARVLKASENQSSSQYDPMLDRLNRPTPRVALGLALRSVAHACIDVSDGLLADLNHILHSSGAGARLDLDAIPVADGASTMQSITAGDDYELCFAAPAHRRDTVNELARALSLPITRIGVITAQPGMVDQNNHPLTPTGYTHF